The Candidatus Methylacidiphilales bacterium DNA segment TCTAACTTACATAACCTCCTACACACCCTTTACGCCCAGTGAATCCGAACAACGCTCGGGACCTCTGTATTACCGCGGCTGCTGGCACAGAGTTAGCCGTCCCTTCCTCTCTCGGTACTATCAACTCAGCGCCGTATTAGGGCGCCTCGCTTGTTCCCGAGTGACAGGAGTTTACAGGCCGAAGCCCTTCATCCTCCACGCGGCGTCGCTCCATCAGGCTTTCGCCCATTGTGAAAAATTCTCGACTGCTGCCACCCGTAGGTGTCTGGACCGTGTCTCAGTTCCAGTGTGGCTGGTCGTCCTCTCAGACCAGCTACCCGTCATCGCCTTGGTGAGCCATTACCTCACCAACTAGCTGATAGGATGCGGGCTCCTCGGAAAGCGCAAGGCCTTTCGGTCCCCTGCTTTAGACTTGCGTCCACATGCGATATTACCCAACCTTTCGGCTGGTTATTTCTCACTTTCCGGCAGATTCCCACATGTTACTCACCCTTTCGCCACTGAGCTGCCTAAATTATTGCTAACTTAAACAGCTCCGTTCGACTTGCATGTCTTATCCACGCCGCCAGCGTTCGTTCTGAGCCAGAATCAAACTCTCCATAAAAAAGTTTGACCGGCTTTCACCGATCGCGCTTCACTCGCGTTACCGCAAGCAAAGCTTAAGTTTAAATCTCAAATTACGTTCCGCACAATTCAAGTGTGCTATTTGTTATCAAAGAACATCGCCTTTTTAACTTAAGGCGAATAATCAAGCTAATTAATCCGAGATTTTTGTCAAATAATTTTTTTTCAAAAAAATCAAAACTTTTTTTCCACTATTCATGAGGCTCCAGAGCCAAACGTTATCCTCCATACGTGTTACCCCCCTTCACCTCACCGCTTCATATATATCACTCGCCACACTCTCAACCCCTCCCACGGCGCCGCCGGCCGCAATCGCGCCACCTCTCGCCATTCCCTAAATTGCCCCTGCAACGGCTCCGGAAGCCCATCCAAAGCATCCGTCACAAAAAGCGCCTCCGTCACCCGTGTCTCATCATAATCCCCCCACAGCGACAATTGATTCACCACACGCCCCACCTTCGGCTGATAGACCCTAGGTCGATCCGGAAGATAAAACGAAAGTATCGACACCGTCTGATACTTGTTCCCAATCAAAATCGCCTGCGGATATGCCCGCCTCACCTCATCTACTTGATCAACCAGACTCCGCCATCCCCTCGCTCGCACCAAAGGATCGAGCCTCGGTTTCAAGCGCAACCACGCCGTCTCATGCACCATCACAGTCATCACCACTGCCACCCCTACAGCCCCATAAATCCAGCCTCGAGCCACCCTACTGCCCCAACGCTCACGCCACCACACCACTGCCAATAGCATCCCCGTAGGCAACATCGTCACCGTCCAATTCGCCTCCCCAGCCTCATTCCAAGCCAAACCCGCATACAAGGCAAACACCGGCCACGCCATCCACGCGCAAAACGGCTCCGCCTGCCCACCACTCTGCCGCTGCACCCACCACCTCCACACCCATCCCCCCCACGCCACCAACATCAACACAAAATACCCCGGCGAAATCACCAACGCCTGCTGCACCAAAAATTGAAAAAACTCCCCCGGCCTCATTTTCCAGCCCTCCGTCAGAGCTGCCCGCTCATGCAAATGCTGCGCTGTGATCCACCCATGCTGCGCATTCCACACAAATACGGGCAACATACATACCCCCGCCACTCCCACCATCGCCCAAAAATGCGGCCGCATAAACCAACGCCGCCGCTCCCGATCCGCCAACAACCACCCCACCCCACACACAAGCTGCAACGCATTAATTTGTTTCGCCAAAAAACCACACCCCACTGCAAACCCCGCCCACACCCAATGCCGAAGCCCTTCCCCAGCCACCCCCCGCCACAACCCATGCGCCGCACACACCCAAAAAAACACACTCAACGGATCAATTGTCATCAACACCGACCCCACCGCAAAAATCGGCAACGTCCCCACCCCCACAAGCACCCACCACCCCACCCGCCCATCAAAAAGCCGTCGCGCCAAATCAAACACCAACCACCCCGTCCCCGCCGAAAGCAACACCGAAAAAAACCGAATCCCAAACACCGTATCCCCCCACAGCCCCGTCCCCGCCGCAATCGTCCACGCCACCGCCGGCCCCTTGCTATAGTAGCCCATATCCAGATGCTTCGACCACAACCAATAATACGCCTCATCCGGCACCAACTCATGATACGTGCAAAACCACAACCGAAACCCCGTCACCACCGCCAGACACAGCGCCGCCCGCCATCGCAAATCCCCCCACACCCGCCGCCAAAAATCCTTCATCACCCCTCATCACACCACGCCACCCCAATCCTGTCGAGAAATCTCCAGTGTAAACAAAAACATCACCCCCATCATAACCCCACTACTTATGCCCTCCTTTTCGGCAAATTCTTATCAATAACACTACCGAAAAAAACCCATCTACATTTTAAGCCTATATTCTGAACCCTCTCCCAACTCCTCTTCTTAGCACAGACCTCTGCAAGAAACTTATGTTTTACTAAAAACAGATCGACCCTAATCATTGTCCTAAGTTAATAATTGACGCTACGACCTGGACCACATCGCCTAACCCCACCCCGCTGCCGCTACTAACGCCCCCGGTCGTCGTTGCAATCGGAGGCTTTAGTGTGCGAAATAATACTTATCTCTGAAATCATGGTCGAAGTTCAATTTCACGGTTTTACTTTTGAGAAGAGGGTTAGGGACACATTTTTTAATGGATATGTAGGGAACTACATGCAGAAGTGGGATATTCCTCCTGAGATTAACAAATCTGAACAAATCCCTCAGGAGTATCAAAATGTCGCGGTTTCTGTAAAATCTGCAAAGTATGGCTCTCCTATTGGTCTAGGAGATGCCCGAAGGCAAAGAACCATAGATATTCCCTTCCTGATGATTGTTGGATTTTGGAAACAGATCAATCCTTCAGAAAAGTGGTTTGTAGAAATTGGCGTTGCACTCTTCAATGTTTCAGATTGGAACGATCTTTGGGGTGGCTTAAATATTGAGGAGATTTCCAAGATAGATTCACAAATTAAAGACATGCGCCCTTCCTATTCCGAAGGACGCGCGCTTGCTAAGAGTTGGAAACATAATTGCGTATTGAAATCCGGCTGTAAACTTGTGATCAATCCAAAAATTGACTCGAAGACTCAAAGAAGGATTCAGTGCTCGATTCCATTCAGCACATTCTGGCAGTTCTGCGGTCACACGCCTTCCTCCACCGATGCGCCCCGCCTGTTTGGGGTTGCCTTTAAGAATCCAGTCATCTCGGAAGCGCGTCGATTTAATCGAGATTAAGTTCAGAAATGGCGATAACCTCTGAAATTCGCTTTTGTGCAATCTGCACATATTGGGGGTTGATTTCTATTCCTAACCAGCGACGCCCCAATTCTTGCGCTGCTACAGCGGTTGTCCCACTCCCCAGGAACGGATCAAGGACGTAATCTCCTTTTCGTGTGCTCGCAGAAATCAGTAACCTTATCAAGGAGATAGGCTTTTGCGAGGGATGACCTACTTTCTCTTTTGAAGAACCCTTAAGCGACGGTATCCGAAGGATGTTTGTTGCATACTTACCCTTCCGAAGATGCCTCTCTCTGGCAGCTTTATCCTTATACCGCTTGTCTCGCAAGTATGATTGAATTTTATCTTCATCATAAGGAATACGGACAGCATCTTTATTGAAATAGGGTTTTGCATTCGCGGCCTGGCGGAGCACCAAAATCATTTCATATTGCGGAGTAAAGGAGTCATAGCGTTCGTTATAGCCAACGACTCTATCCCAAATAATCATGTCGTGAAACTGCATTTCCTTCGCCAGCATTGAGCAGGTGTGGAGCCACACATGTTCACGCTTCCCAAGTTGGCCGAAAATATACAGTAGCCCATCTTGTCTGAGGACGCGTTTGCATTCTCGAACCCATTCCAAAGTCCACTTGAGATATTGATCAGATGACTGCCAGGTGTTGTCCCATTTTTCGTCCAACAGAACCTGAAAATATGGGGGATCCGCGACGATCATTTGAAAGGTGTTGGCCGGAAGACTCGGCAAGACATTCAGAGCGTCGCCAAGCCGGATTTCACCGTCACCTATGGTTCGAACCGATTCGTTGGGTGCTCGATACAAGCCCGGCTCTTCCATAACGGTTAGGAGCCCGCAAGCAGAGGCTGGAGGACGACCGATTTTTTTTCTTCCATTACGAGCAAAATTTCGAACATCAGCTTCTTTCAAGAGAAGGTCACGTCCTCGCTTTTCAGCTTGAAGCCTTCCTTCCTTGATCAGTCTTCTGATTCGTGCTTGACTAACATTTAGAATCATAGCTGCCGCCGCCGTAGTTAAAACGTTTTCCATGCGCAACCTTCATCAAACTTTCTTAAAGGTTGGAACAAAAAAGCCCAACACGACCGCACCTTCATGCTCTCCTGCGCCGCGCTCCTTTGTGGGTCAGAAGTCCATGCAAAAGAAGCATACCCGTGATTACCGTCGCTCCCTCATAATATGCATCAAGCATGTCTCAAACAACGTATCGATTTCTATCGCTACATAAGCGCTGGTCAATTTCTCACTCATGCACGCATGATCCTGCGTGAGATAAAGAGTTTACCTCTCCGCGAGGTTCCAGAATGGAAGATTCATAGTCTGTGGATGGCGTTTTATGCATTCTATGCGAAGCCTTTCAAACAGCAACGAGATGG contains these protein-coding regions:
- a CDS encoding glycosyltransferase family 39 protein, translated to MKDFWRRVWGDLRWRAALCLAVVTGFRLWFCTYHELVPDEAYYWLWSKHLDMGYYSKGPAVAWTIAAGTGLWGDTVFGIRFFSVLLSAGTGWLVFDLARRLFDGRVGWWVLVGVGTLPIFAVGSVLMTIDPLSVFFWVCAAHGLWRGVAGEGLRHWVWAGFAVGCGFLAKQINALQLVCGVGWLLADRERRRWFMRPHFWAMVGVAGVCMLPVFVWNAQHGWITAQHLHERAALTEGWKMRPGEFFQFLVQQALVISPGYFVLMLVAWGGWVWRWWVQRQSGGQAEPFCAWMAWPVFALYAGLAWNEAGEANWTVTMLPTGMLLAVVWWRERWGSRVARGWIYGAVGVAVVMTVMVHETAWLRLKPRLDPLVRARGWRSLVDQVDEVRRAYPQAILIGNKYQTVSILSFYLPDRPRVYQPKVGRVVNQLSLWGDYDETRVTEALFVTDALDGLPEPLQGQFREWREVARLRPAAPWEGLRVWRVIYMKR
- a CDS encoding DNA methyltransferase, translating into MENVLTTAAAAMILNVSQARIRRLIKEGRLQAEKRGRDLLLKEADVRNFARNGRKKIGRPPASACGLLTVMEEPGLYRAPNESVRTIGDGEIRLGDALNVLPSLPANTFQMIVADPPYFQVLLDEKWDNTWQSSDQYLKWTLEWVRECKRVLRQDGLLYIFGQLGKREHVWLHTCSMLAKEMQFHDMIIWDRVVGYNERYDSFTPQYEMILVLRQAANAKPYFNKDAVRIPYDEDKIQSYLRDKRYKDKAARERHLRKGKYATNILRIPSLKGSSKEKVGHPSQKPISLIRLLISASTRKGDYVLDPFLGSGTTAVAAQELGRRWLGIEINPQYVQIAQKRISEVIAISELNLD